Proteins encoded in a region of the Flavobacterium sp. PMTSA4 genome:
- a CDS encoding peptidylprolyl isomerase, with protein MAVLQKIRNRSGLLIAIIAFALFAFVVGDLFNSGNIGRPSKDVGSVNGKDIPFEDFKVKVANTEKNQQNGQSMTSMQASNQVWNQEVSIALLTAEFEKLGIRVGEKHIIEVFKADPNIGQNQMFLNAAGKFDLIKFKDYFKANPEGIQYLKEREKDADLNAKYQIYNSLVKGGLYTTQAEGKLKYEMEASKVSFDFVNVPYTSIKDSDVKISDDEIKGYMKTKEKKFKSEEAREIEYVMIDEKPSAEDEAEIKNKVESLLSPSITYNNATGKNDTIPGFANTKNVAEFVNANSDRPFDSTYVSKQDLPAESAEMLFNLPTGQVSSPYMYNGYYCISKALGRKAGAKAKASHILISWEGTQVPNKKEVRTKEQAKAKAEGLLAQAKANPGNFFMLALTNSDDSSAQSGGDLGYFSPGQMVKPFNDFVFNNPIGKIGMVETEFGYHIINVTDKQDAVKLATIAQKIQPSELTNNKIYEQATKFEMDAASKDFAALAKEMKLTVSPAVRVKAVDESFGAVSNQRQIVKWAFSDDTKVGDVKRFEIVNKGHIIVKLKKVYDKGLMPVEDARPQVESILKNKKKAEMIKAKMKGASLEAIASANKVTVMNAVDMSIENPSIPNAGYEPKVVGTALASKVGQMSKPIDGNSGVYVIVTKAETKAPAIQNYDEYVNKLKQQVASYSGRVIQALKENADIEDNRAEFY; from the coding sequence ATGGCAGTTTTACAAAAAATTAGAAATCGTTCTGGCTTGTTGATAGCTATTATTGCATTTGCATTATTTGCATTTGTAGTTGGAGATTTATTCAATAGCGGAAACATTGGTCGTCCTTCAAAAGATGTAGGTAGCGTTAATGGAAAAGATATTCCGTTTGAAGACTTCAAAGTAAAAGTAGCTAATACAGAAAAAAACCAACAAAATGGGCAGTCAATGACTTCTATGCAAGCTTCTAACCAAGTTTGGAATCAAGAAGTTAGTATTGCATTATTAACAGCGGAATTTGAAAAATTAGGTATTAGAGTTGGAGAAAAACATATTATCGAAGTATTTAAAGCTGATCCAAACATTGGACAAAATCAAATGTTTTTAAATGCAGCAGGTAAATTTGACTTAATTAAGTTTAAAGATTATTTCAAAGCAAATCCAGAAGGAATTCAATATTTGAAAGAAAGAGAAAAGGATGCAGATTTGAATGCTAAATATCAAATTTATAATTCTTTAGTAAAAGGTGGTTTATACACTACACAAGCTGAAGGAAAATTAAAATATGAAATGGAAGCAAGCAAAGTTAGTTTTGACTTTGTAAATGTACCTTATACTTCAATTAAGGATAGTGATGTTAAAATTTCAGATGATGAAATTAAAGGATACATGAAAACTAAAGAGAAAAAATTTAAATCTGAAGAAGCAAGAGAAATCGAATACGTAATGATTGATGAAAAGCCATCTGCAGAAGATGAAGCTGAAATCAAAAATAAAGTTGAATCATTATTATCTCCAAGCATAACATACAACAATGCAACTGGTAAAAATGATACTATTCCTGGTTTTGCAAATACAAAAAATGTTGCAGAATTTGTAAACGCTAATTCAGACAGACCTTTTGATTCAACGTATGTTTCAAAACAAGATTTACCAGCAGAAAGTGCTGAAATGTTATTCAATTTACCAACAGGACAAGTTTCTTCTCCTTATATGTATAACGGATACTACTGTATTTCTAAAGCATTAGGTAGAAAAGCCGGAGCAAAAGCAAAAGCAAGTCATATACTGATCAGTTGGGAAGGAACACAAGTTCCAAACAAAAAAGAAGTTAGAACGAAAGAGCAAGCAAAAGCAAAAGCAGAAGGTTTATTAGCGCAAGCAAAAGCAAACCCAGGAAACTTTTTCATGTTAGCTTTAACAAACTCTGATGATTCATCTGCTCAATCTGGAGGAGATTTAGGTTATTTTTCACCTGGACAAATGGTAAAACCATTTAATGATTTTGTTTTCAATAATCCAATTGGAAAAATCGGCATGGTAGAAACTGAATTCGGTTACCATATTATTAATGTTACAGATAAACAAGATGCAGTTAAATTAGCAACTATTGCTCAAAAAATACAACCATCTGAATTAACTAACAATAAAATTTATGAGCAAGCAACTAAATTTGAAATGGATGCTGCTTCTAAAGATTTTGCTGCTTTAGCAAAAGAAATGAAACTAACAGTAAGTCCAGCAGTTAGAGTAAAAGCTGTTGATGAGTCATTTGGTGCAGTTTCAAATCAAAGACAAATTGTAAAATGGGCTTTCAGTGATGATACTAAAGTTGGTGATGTAAAAAGATTTGAAATCGTTAACAAAGGTCATATTATTGTAAAATTGAAAAAAGTTTACGACAAAGGATTAATGCCAGTTGAAGACGCAAGACCACAAGTTGAGTCTATCTTAAAAAACAAAAAGAAAGCAGAAATGATAAAAGCTAAGATGAAAGGTGCTTCTTTAGAGGCAATTGCATCTGCTAATAAAGTTACTGTAATGAATGCTGTTGATATGTCAATTGAAAATCCTTCTATTCCAAATGCTGGCTATGAGCCAAAAGTAGTTGGAACAGCTTTAGCTTCTAAAGTGGGACAAATGTCAAAACCAATTGATGGAAATTCTGGAGTTTATGTTATTGTAACAAAAGCTGAAACTAAAGCACCAGCAATTCAAAACTACGATGAATATGTAAACAAATTGAAACAACAAGTTGCTTCATATTCTGGAAGAGTAATTCAAGCGTTAAAAGAAAATGCTGATATTGAAGATAACAGAGCGGAATTCTATTAA
- a CDS encoding GYDIA family GHMP kinase, translating to MKTFYSNGKLLITSEYVVLDGAIALALPTKFGQSLHIKDGENEIFQWKSYDSDASIWFEANIPFSSIVRKERLEEENNIKNKLIEILHEAYKINSNFITNSKGYIIETELTFPKNWGLGTSSTLINNIAQWLEIDAFELLKNSFGGSGYDIACAQNDSGILYQLIDEKPIVNTIPFSPSFAENIYFVYLNKKQNSRDAIHNYINKRGNIYEFLPEFNTITNKIINADSVDSFSQLLEKHEILLSTILEQSTAKDLFFEDFDGVIKSLGAWGGDFVMAISKENPNPYFKSKGFETVLTYHEMIL from the coding sequence TTGAAAACTTTTTACAGCAACGGAAAATTACTAATCACCAGCGAATATGTAGTGCTTGATGGCGCAATTGCTTTGGCTTTACCTACAAAATTTGGGCAAAGTTTACATATTAAAGATGGAGAAAATGAAATTTTTCAATGGAAAAGTTATGATAGTGATGCATCAATTTGGTTTGAAGCAAATATTCCCTTTTCTTCAATTGTTAGAAAAGAACGATTAGAAGAAGAAAATAATATTAAAAACAAATTGATTGAAATTCTTCATGAAGCTTATAAAATAAACTCAAATTTCATTACAAACTCAAAAGGCTACATTATAGAAACCGAATTAACTTTTCCAAAAAATTGGGGTTTAGGAACATCTTCTACATTGATAAACAATATTGCTCAATGGTTAGAAATTGATGCATTTGAATTGCTTAAAAACAGTTTTGGAGGAAGCGGTTATGATATTGCTTGTGCTCAAAATGACTCTGGTATTTTGTATCAATTAATTGATGAAAAACCAATTGTGAATACTATTCCATTTTCACCAAGTTTTGCTGAAAATATATATTTTGTTTATTTAAATAAAAAACAAAATAGTCGTGATGCAATTCATAATTACATTAATAAAAGAGGTAACATTTATGAATTTCTGCCCGAGTTTAATACTATCACAAATAAAATTATTAATGCAGATTCAGTAGATAGTTTTTCTCAACTTTTAGAAAAACACGAAATTCTTTTGAGTACTATTTTAGAACAAAGCACTGCAAAAGATTTATTTTTTGAAGATTTTGATGGTGTTATAAAAAGTCTTGGTGCTTGGGGTGGCGATTTTGTAATGGCAATTTCTAAAGAAAATCCAAATCCATATTTCAAATCAAAAGGTTTTGAAACTGTATTAACCTATCACGAAATGATATTGTAA
- a CDS encoding hydroxymethylglutaryl-CoA reductase, degradative, protein MLNPILRCILISSYFIKINSSKTYLCISRIERVMNKDITGFSKLSKEEKINWIANSYFSNPKEGISILKQYWNSDEQLQKLHDDFIENTISNFYLPFGIAPNFLINGNFFSVPMVIEESSVVAAASKSAKFWATRGGFKTTILGTEKIGQVHFLFKGSSEKLERFFSDLKPKLFLETESLTKNMQKRGGGILDIELKNKTTELENYYQLHATFETKDSMGANFINSCLEQFAKTLKEEALQFEDFTENEKDITIVMSILSNYVPNCIVRAEVSCKVEDLAEKNIPNPLEFAEKFVQAVKIAEIEPYRAVTHNKGIMNGVDAVVLATGNDFRAVEAGVHAYASKNGNYSSLSHAKIENGIFTFWMEIPLAMGTVGGLTSLHPLVKIALEILKNPSAQELMQIVAATGLAQNFAALRSLTTTGIQDGHMKMHINNILNQFQANITERNKVKSHFENHTISHAAVVEYIEKLRR, encoded by the coding sequence ATGTTAAATCCTATTTTGAGATGTATTTTAATTTCGTCATATTTTATAAAAATAAATTCATCAAAGACTTATCTTTGCATCTCAAGAATTGAAAGAGTTATGAATAAAGACATTACCGGATTTTCTAAACTTTCTAAAGAAGAAAAAATCAATTGGATAGCCAATAGTTATTTTTCAAACCCAAAAGAAGGAATTTCTATACTAAAACAATATTGGAACAGTGATGAACAACTTCAAAAACTTCACGATGATTTCATAGAAAATACCATTTCTAACTTTTATTTACCTTTTGGTATTGCACCAAATTTTTTAATAAATGGAAACTTTTTTTCTGTTCCAATGGTTATAGAAGAAAGCTCAGTTGTTGCAGCTGCTTCAAAATCGGCGAAATTTTGGGCTACTCGTGGTGGTTTCAAAACCACAATTCTTGGAACTGAAAAAATTGGTCAAGTTCATTTTCTTTTCAAAGGAAGTTCGGAAAAACTAGAGCGCTTTTTTTCTGATTTAAAACCAAAATTATTTTTGGAAACAGAAAGTTTGACCAAAAACATGCAAAAACGTGGTGGTGGAATTTTGGATATTGAACTTAAAAACAAAACTACCGAACTTGAAAACTACTACCAACTTCACGCTACTTTTGAAACAAAAGATAGCATGGGAGCCAATTTTATAAATTCTTGTTTAGAGCAATTTGCCAAAACGCTTAAAGAAGAAGCGTTACAATTTGAAGATTTTACAGAAAATGAAAAAGACATTACAATAGTAATGAGTATTCTTTCTAATTATGTTCCAAATTGTATTGTTCGTGCAGAAGTTTCATGTAAAGTGGAAGATTTAGCCGAAAAAAACATTCCAAATCCGTTAGAATTTGCTGAAAAGTTTGTTCAGGCAGTAAAAATTGCAGAAATCGAACCTTATCGTGCAGTAACGCATAACAAAGGAATTATGAATGGTGTTGATGCTGTTGTTTTGGCAACTGGAAATGATTTTCGCGCTGTTGAAGCAGGAGTTCATGCGTATGCTTCAAAAAATGGTAACTATTCAAGTTTATCACATGCAAAAATCGAAAATGGTATATTCACTTTTTGGATGGAAATTCCTTTAGCAATGGGAACTGTTGGCGGATTAACATCTTTACATCCATTGGTGAAAATTGCTTTAGAAATTTTGAAAAATCCTTCGGCTCAAGAATTAATGCAAATTGTTGCTGCAACAGGATTGGCTCAAAATTTTGCCGCTTTACGTTCATTGACTACAACAGGAATTCAAGATGGACATATGAAAATGCACATCAACAATATTTTAAATCAATTCCAAGCCAATATCACTGAACGCAATAAAGTGAAATCGCATTTTGAAAATCATACTATTTCTCATGCTGCGGTTGTTGAATATATTGAAAAATTAAGAAGATAA
- a CDS encoding S9 family peptidase, with translation MRVTRLLALLFLISFTTVAQQKITVEEIYTGSFRAKGMDELQSMKNTNQYTVLNSDRSTRTQQIDLYDFATLKKVSTLISTKDFPILSDGIDSYNFSNDEKQLLIANNSNQIFRHSFTADYFLYNIATKELTKILEQVQEPTFSPDGTKISFAKENNLFVYDIASKKSTQITTDGKKNAIINGITDWVYEEEFAFVRAFDWSTDSKKIGFIRFDESQVPEFTMNIYKKDLYPSNETFKYPKAGEKNAEVSLHIYDVTNQKTKDINLGNYNDFYIARLKWTNDANLLSAQVLNRHQDNLDLLFVDATTGTPKVVLNEKDKAYVDVTDNLTFLKDNSFIWTSEKDGFNHIYVYDKTGKMRNQVTKGNWEVTAYYGFDEKNKIVYYQSVENGSTVRDVYKVSLDGKKKTKLSQQVGTNAATFSPNFEFFINSYSSVTNPTLYTLNSSKDGKSIQTIVDNNALAEKLKKYNLPTKEFFELTTEKGNKLNAWMFKPKDFDASKKYPVFMYQYSGPGSQQVANDWMDTNDYWFMMLTQQGYIVACVDGRGTGFKGADFKKCTQKELGKFEVEDQIDAAKVIGNYPYVDKSRIGIFGWSYGGFMSSNCILKGADVFKMAIAVAPVTNWRFYDSIYTERYMQTPQENASGYDDNSPINFAKNLKGNYLLIHGTADDNVHVQNSMQMIEALVQANKQFDWAIYPDKNHGIYGGYTRIQLYNKMTNFIKEKL, from the coding sequence ATGAGAGTAACTCGATTACTTGCGCTTTTGTTTCTGATTTCATTTACAACTGTGGCGCAACAAAAAATAACAGTTGAAGAAATTTACACAGGAAGTTTTAGAGCCAAAGGAATGGATGAATTGCAATCCATGAAAAACACAAACCAATACACGGTTTTAAATTCTGATAGAAGTACAAGAACACAGCAAATCGATTTATACGATTTTGCTACTTTAAAGAAAGTTTCTACGCTCATTTCTACTAAAGATTTCCCTATTCTTTCAGATGGGATTGATAGTTACAACTTTAGCAATGATGAAAAACAACTTTTAATTGCTAACAATTCAAATCAAATTTTCCGTCATTCATTTACAGCAGATTATTTTTTGTATAATATAGCTACTAAAGAATTGACAAAAATTTTAGAACAAGTTCAAGAGCCAACTTTTTCACCTGATGGAACAAAAATATCTTTTGCTAAAGAAAATAACTTGTTTGTATATGATATTGCTTCAAAAAAATCAACTCAAATAACCACTGATGGAAAGAAAAATGCCATTATTAATGGAATTACGGATTGGGTTTATGAAGAAGAATTTGCTTTTGTTCGCGCTTTCGATTGGAGTACTGACAGTAAAAAAATTGGATTTATTCGTTTTGATGAAAGTCAAGTTCCAGAATTCACGATGAATATTTATAAAAAAGATTTATATCCATCAAATGAAACATTCAAATATCCAAAAGCTGGAGAAAAAAATGCCGAAGTTTCTCTGCATATTTATGATGTAACGAATCAAAAAACAAAAGATATTAACCTTGGAAATTATAATGACTTCTACATTGCTCGATTAAAATGGACTAACGATGCCAATTTACTTTCGGCACAAGTTTTAAATCGTCATCAGGACAATTTAGATTTACTTTTTGTTGATGCTACGACTGGAACACCAAAAGTTGTTTTAAACGAAAAAGACAAAGCCTATGTTGATGTAACCGATAATTTAACTTTCCTCAAAGACAATAGTTTCATTTGGACTTCGGAGAAAGATGGTTTTAATCATATTTATGTTTATGATAAAACAGGAAAGATGCGAAATCAAGTAACTAAAGGAAACTGGGAAGTAACTGCTTACTATGGTTTTGATGAAAAAAATAAAATTGTTTATTATCAATCGGTAGAAAATGGTTCAACAGTAAGAGATGTTTATAAAGTTTCATTAGATGGAAAAAAGAAAACAAAACTTTCACAACAAGTTGGAACCAATGCTGCAACATTTAGTCCGAATTTTGAATTTTTTATTAATTCTTATTCAAGCGTAACAAATCCAACTTTATACACGTTGAATAGTTCTAAAGATGGAAAATCAATTCAAACTATTGTAGATAACAACGCTTTAGCAGAAAAATTAAAAAAATACAATTTACCAACGAAAGAGTTTTTTGAACTTACTACTGAAAAAGGAAATAAATTAAATGCTTGGATGTTCAAACCGAAAGATTTTGATGCATCAAAAAAATATCCTGTTTTTATGTATCAATATTCTGGTCCAGGTTCACAACAAGTGGCAAATGATTGGATGGATACAAACGATTATTGGTTCATGATGTTAACTCAACAAGGTTATATTGTAGCGTGTGTTGATGGTCGTGGAACGGGTTTTAAAGGTGCGGATTTTAAAAAATGCACACAAAAAGAACTTGGAAAGTTTGAAGTAGAAGATCAAATTGATGCTGCAAAGGTAATTGGAAACTATCCTTATGTAGATAAATCTAGAATTGGTATATTTGGCTGGTCATATGGAGGATTTATGTCGAGTAATTGTATTTTGAAAGGCGCAGATGTTTTTAAAATGGCTATTGCTGTTGCTCCGGTAACCAATTGGCGTTTTTATGATAGTATTTATACCGAAAGATACATGCAAACTCCACAAGAAAATGCAAGTGGTTATGATGATAATTCTCCAATTAATTTTGCTAAAAATTTAAAAGGAAATTATCTTTTAATTCACGGAACTGCCGATGATAATGTTCATGTTCAAAACAGCATGCAAATGATTGAAGCGTTGGTTCAGGCTAATAAACAATTTGATTGGGCAATTTATCCTGATAAAAATCATGGAATTTATGGAGGTTATACAAGAATTCAATTGTATAACAAAATGACAAATTTTATTAAAGAGAAACTATAA
- a CDS encoding peptide MFS transporter has product MSEATVKTGHPKGLWVLFGTEMWERFNFYGMRAILTLFMVNSLMMKEEEASIIYGGFLGLCYLTPMLGGFISDRFFGNRNCILLGGTMMAIGQLMLFFSASIFGTNLGLANTLMWTALGIIVFGNGFFKPNISSMVGSLYPKQEKSKLDTAFTIFYMGINIGAFLGQFICPFVGDVNNEVLQADGTTQMIRDIHAFKWGFLAAGLAMIIGTAVFFFLKNKYVVTPEGKPIGGLPSGNDSSDYEEGESQKAHFTMGSIATAIGIFISVFFAFNYFTEGDNIVKVYIYPIIYASGIALAALILLDKTLTKVETQRIWVIYIMSFFIIFFWAAFEQAGSSLTFIADNQTDRHFFGWNMPPSMVQIFNGLFVVMFAFPFSILWDKLRAKNREPLSTVKQSIGLFLIAVSYFIIAHNVKDLGNTGLLAIKWLILLYLIQTFAELCLSPIGLSLVGKLSPKRFASLAYGVFFISNAAGYALSGTLGSILPATGDKFKKATELGIDLQGVLDKSITPTAEQLKLLADNQISDHYPVFAGFQIESLYDFFMVFVVLCGIAAAILFALTPFIKKMMHGIR; this is encoded by the coding sequence ATGAGTGAAGCTACAGTAAAAACTGGACATCCAAAAGGACTTTGGGTGCTTTTTGGAACAGAAATGTGGGAACGATTCAACTTCTACGGAATGCGTGCCATTTTAACCTTGTTCATGGTAAATTCATTAATGATGAAAGAAGAAGAAGCTTCTATCATTTATGGAGGATTTCTTGGACTTTGTTATTTAACACCAATGCTTGGAGGATTTATTTCTGACCGGTTTTTTGGAAATAGAAATTGTATATTACTTGGAGGAACAATGATGGCAATCGGTCAATTAATGTTGTTTTTTAGTGCAAGTATTTTTGGAACAAATCTCGGATTAGCAAATACATTAATGTGGACAGCTTTAGGAATTATCGTTTTTGGTAATGGATTTTTCAAACCAAACATTTCTTCTATGGTTGGAAGTTTATATCCTAAACAAGAAAAATCAAAATTAGACACAGCTTTCACGATTTTCTATATGGGAATCAATATTGGAGCATTTTTAGGGCAATTTATTTGTCCATTTGTTGGTGATGTTAATAATGAAGTTTTACAAGCTGACGGAACAACTCAAATGATTAGAGATATTCATGCTTTCAAATGGGGATTTTTAGCAGCTGGTTTAGCAATGATTATTGGAACTGCAGTTTTCTTTTTCTTAAAGAATAAGTATGTTGTTACTCCTGAAGGAAAACCTATTGGTGGTTTACCATCTGGAAATGATTCTTCAGATTATGAAGAAGGTGAATCTCAAAAAGCTCATTTTACAATGGGTTCAATTGCAACAGCTATTGGAATATTTATTTCTGTATTCTTTGCATTCAACTATTTTACAGAAGGTGACAACATAGTTAAGGTATATATTTATCCAATTATTTATGCAAGTGGAATTGCTCTTGCAGCTTTAATTTTATTAGATAAAACATTGACAAAAGTAGAAACACAAAGGATTTGGGTAATCTATATTATGTCATTCTTTATTATTTTCTTTTGGGCAGCATTTGAACAAGCAGGTTCGTCTTTAACTTTTATTGCAGATAATCAAACGGACAGACATTTCTTTGGTTGGAATATGCCGCCATCAATGGTTCAGATATTCAATGGATTATTTGTGGTAATGTTTGCCTTCCCATTTAGTATCTTATGGGATAAATTAAGAGCAAAAAACAGAGAACCACTTTCTACGGTTAAACAATCAATCGGATTGTTTTTAATTGCGGTAAGTTATTTTATAATTGCGCACAATGTAAAAGATTTAGGAAATACAGGATTGTTAGCTATCAAATGGTTAATATTATTATACTTAATTCAAACTTTTGCTGAATTATGTCTTTCTCCAATCGGATTGTCATTGGTAGGAAAACTTTCTCCGAAACGTTTTGCATCATTAGCTTATGGAGTTTTCTTTATTTCAAATGCAGCTGGATATGCATTATCTGGAACGTTAGGTTCAATTTTACCTGCAACTGGCGATAAATTTAAAAAAGCAACTGAATTAGGGATTGATTTGCAAGGTGTTTTAGATAAATCTATCACTCCAACAGCTGAACAATTAAAACTTTTAGCAGATAATCAAATTAGCGACCATTATCCAGTTTTTGCAGGATTCCAAATAGAAAGTTTATACGATTTCTTTATGGTATTCGTTGTTCTTTGTGGAATTGCTGCTGCTATTTTATTTGCATTAACTCCATTTATTAAAAAGATGATGCATGGAATTAGATAG
- a CDS encoding peptide MFS transporter yields the protein MWKSHPKALPYLFLSEMWERFGYYLMIGIFTLYLKDVEAGFAMTEKEASDLYGTFIALVFLTPFIGGLIADRYFGYKKSIIIGGIMMGVGYMMMGIHNQTMLYVAMTLVILGNGFFKPNISTLLGNFYNDDEYKEKKDEGYNIFYMGINVGAFICNFFGAALQILLGWQYAFMAAGVGMFIGVIVFILGTKHYGDKTEKKGVQPGDMPFYKIILYILLPSIIFGVIGWLLKGVQSDLNPNSYIFGSDSTDAFIFACIPVVFFYASLYFKAKVEDKRPIGALLAIFSVVILFWAVFKLNGSALNTWADRYTDREITGNTEKVFNGLKFSQEVDYVKDSVAVYDSSFRLQKVDGKVQKEYNYPVYYRNVAPEKLPKEGSKVSLWATNLSQSINPGWVIILTPLVVAFFTYLRSRKKEPSTPTKIAFGLLISALSVLVMVAAVQIGNNGSEKVSVWWLVANYGIITIGELFLSPMGLSIVSKLSPKNITSLMMGGWFLSTSIGNKLSGVLASMWDQYDDKANFFWVNFSLLMFATILMFGLVKSLNRVMKEKGIN from the coding sequence ATGTGGAAAAGCCATCCTAAAGCATTGCCTTATTTGTTTTTATCTGAAATGTGGGAACGTTTCGGTTATTATTTAATGATTGGAATTTTTACGCTTTATTTAAAAGATGTGGAAGCAGGTTTTGCAATGACCGAAAAAGAAGCTTCTGATTTATATGGAACATTTATCGCATTAGTTTTTCTAACACCATTCATTGGGGGATTGATTGCTGATCGATATTTTGGATATAAAAAATCAATTATTATTGGCGGAATAATGATGGGCGTAGGTTATATGATGATGGGAATTCATAATCAAACAATGCTTTATGTCGCCATGACATTGGTAATATTAGGGAACGGATTCTTTAAGCCAAACATATCAACTTTGCTTGGTAATTTTTATAACGATGATGAATACAAGGAGAAAAAAGACGAAGGCTACAATATTTTCTATATGGGAATAAATGTAGGTGCGTTTATTTGTAATTTCTTTGGAGCAGCATTACAAATTCTTTTAGGCTGGCAATATGCTTTTATGGCAGCCGGTGTTGGAATGTTTATAGGTGTAATTGTATTCATTTTAGGAACCAAACATTATGGTGATAAAACTGAAAAGAAAGGAGTTCAACCAGGCGATATGCCATTCTATAAAATAATACTATATATACTTTTGCCTTCTATTATTTTTGGAGTTATAGGTTGGCTTTTAAAAGGTGTTCAATCTGACTTAAATCCTAATAGCTATATTTTTGGTTCTGATAGTACAGATGCATTTATTTTTGCTTGTATACCTGTTGTCTTTTTCTACGCCAGTTTATATTTTAAAGCAAAGGTTGAAGATAAACGACCTATTGGTGCATTATTAGCTATTTTTTCTGTTGTGATTTTATTTTGGGCCGTATTTAAATTAAACGGTTCTGCTTTAAATACTTGGGCAGATAGATATACCGATAGAGAAATTACAGGAAATACAGAAAAAGTTTTTAACGGATTAAAATTTTCCCAAGAAGTTGATTATGTTAAAGATTCAGTTGCAGTTTACGATTCTAGTTTTAGATTGCAAAAAGTTGATGGAAAAGTTCAAAAAGAGTATAATTACCCAGTTTACTATAGAAATGTAGCTCCTGAAAAATTACCAAAAGAAGGTTCGAAAGTATCACTTTGGGCTACAAATTTAAGTCAGTCAATAAATCCTGGTTGGGTAATTATTTTGACTCCACTAGTGGTAGCATTTTTTACTTATTTACGAAGTAGAAAAAAAGAACCAAGTACACCAACAAAAATTGCCTTTGGGCTTTTAATTTCTGCCTTATCCGTTTTAGTAATGGTTGCTGCAGTTCAAATTGGAAATAATGGTTCCGAAAAAGTTTCCGTTTGGTGGTTAGTTGCAAATTATGGAATCATTACAATTGGAGAGTTGTTTCTCAGTCCGATGGGATTGTCAATAGTATCTAAATTATCGCCAAAAAACATAACATCACTTATGATGGGTGGATGGTTTTTGTCAACATCAATTGGGAATAAATTGAGCGGAGTTTTAGCTAGTATGTGGGATCAATATGATGATAAAGCAAATTTCTTTTGGGTGAATTTTTCTTTATTGATGTTTGCCACGATATTAATGTTTGGTTTGGTAAAAAGCTTAAACAGAGTGATGAAAGAAAAAGGAATTAATTAA
- a CDS encoding thioredoxin family protein, which translates to MKKIIFTLVLILGTLSIQSQELKWETNIDKAMEVSNKTKKPMLLFFTGSDWCGWCIRLQNEVLKTPEFAKWANDNVVLVELDFPRRTSQAPELQQQNQGLAQAFQIAGYPTIWLVTGSKKDGKTNFEQLGKTGYVAGGPATWIEGADQILKNKKS; encoded by the coding sequence ATGAAAAAAATAATATTCACTTTAGTGTTGATTTTAGGAACATTATCAATTCAATCTCAAGAATTGAAATGGGAAACAAATATTGATAAAGCAATGGAAGTTTCTAATAAAACAAAAAAACCAATGCTGTTATTTTTTACAGGAAGTGATTGGTGTGGTTGGTGCATTCGTTTGCAAAATGAAGTTTTGAAAACTCCTGAATTTGCAAAATGGGCAAATGATAATGTGGTTTTAGTTGAATTAGATTTCCCAAGAAGAACGTCTCAAGCTCCAGAATTGCAACAACAAAATCAAGGTTTAGCACAAGCTTTTCAAATTGCTGGTTATCCAACAATTTGGTTAGTAACAGGTTCAAAAAAAGATGGGAAAACAAATTTTGAGCAACTAGGAAAAACAGGATATGTAGCTGGTGGACCAGCAACATGGATTGAAGGTGCAGACCAAATTTTAAAAAATAAAAAATCGTAA